In Bos mutus isolate GX-2022 chromosome 2, NWIPB_WYAK_1.1, whole genome shotgun sequence, one DNA window encodes the following:
- the PLEKHB2 gene encoding LOW QUALITY PROTEIN: pleckstrin homology domain-containing family B member 2 (The sequence of the model RefSeq protein was modified relative to this genomic sequence to represent the inferred CDS: inserted 1 base in 1 codon) codes for MAFVKSGWLLRQSTILKRWKKNWFDLWSDGHLIYYDDQTRQSVEDKVHMPVDCINIRMGHECRDIQPPDGKPKDCMLQIVCRDGKTISLCAESTDDCLAWKFTLQDSRTNTAYVGSEVMYDETAVASSPPPYTAYAAPTPEAYGYGPYSGAYPPGTQVVYAANGQAYAVPYQYPYAGLYGQQPANQVIIRERYRDNDSDLALGMLAXAATGMALGSLFWVF; via the exons ATGGCATTTGTGAAGAGTGGATGGTTGCTGCGACAGA GTACTATTTTGAAGCGCTGGAAGAAGAATTGGTTTGACCTGTGGTCAGATGGTCACCTGATCTATTATGATGACCAGACTCGGCAGAGCGTAGAAGATAAGGTCCACATGCCAGTGGACTGCATCAACATTCGCATGGGGCATGAGTGTCGGG ATATTCAACCACCAGATGGGAAGCCAAAAGACTGTATGCTGCAGATTGTTTGCCGAGATGGAAAAACCATCAGTCTTTGTGCAGAAAGCACAGATGATTGTTT ggcCTGGAAGTTTACACTCCAGGATTCCAGGACAAACACA GCTTATGTTGGCTCAGAAGTCATGTATGATGAGACAGCTGtggcttcctccccacctccttacACAGCGTATGCTGCACCAACCCCTGAG GCGTATGGCTATGGTCCATACAGTGGTGCATACCCACCAGGAACTCAAGTTGTCTATGCTGCAAATGGACAGGCTTATGCTGTACCCTATCAGTACCCGTATGCAG ggCTTTATGGACAGCAGCCTGCAAACCAAGTCATCATTCGTGAGCGGTACCGAGACAACGACAGTGACCTGGCGCTGGGCATGCTGG GAGCAGCCACAGGCATGGCCCTGGGGTCTCTGTTCTGGGTCTTCTAG